From Candidatus Neomarinimicrobiota bacterium, the proteins below share one genomic window:
- a CDS encoding efflux RND transporter periplasmic adaptor subunit: protein MRRALLISLCLIVIACEKDKTVDIEKVKDTYSPGVSVDMEAVHRGDLYEYIETTAICMASEKGIIESRVSGNVLEIRARDGQEFEKGDTLFILDAESFRNEWAMIQSKFVKAVSDLILELESENQAETAAVWNSYLKTIDRQNFSIKALPDNDNVKLTVMMARLDILTLYQQLKTYEKQIEYCVIRAPFSGIISDMDIYVGALVQVGQPLCKMTNLSTMNLSVNILENELHHIKVGSEIQILFDGQQKTHVSYILPTIDVERHTGTVLAHIENQTKILKDGQHVRVKLVKNIYGNRIYIPRSAMLSRNDRDLVFIVKDGIAKWQYVKTGFGNSEFIEIISGLSEGDTVITGGHYSLGHNVKVKQRAN from the coding sequence ATGAGAAGAGCATTGTTGATCAGTCTTTGTCTGATAGTAATTGCCTGCGAAAAAGACAAAACTGTAGATATAGAGAAGGTAAAGGATACATATAGCCCGGGAGTTTCCGTTGACATGGAAGCAGTGCATCGAGGCGACTTATATGAATATATCGAGACAACGGCAATTTGTATGGCAAGTGAGAAAGGTATTATTGAAAGCAGAGTTTCCGGTAATGTGCTGGAAATCAGAGCAAGAGATGGCCAGGAATTTGAGAAAGGCGACACCCTCTTTATTCTTGATGCGGAATCATTCCGTAATGAATGGGCTATGATACAGAGTAAATTTGTCAAAGCGGTTTCTGATCTGATTTTGGAACTGGAATCAGAAAACCAGGCAGAGACTGCGGCGGTTTGGAACTCTTATCTGAAAACGATAGACAGACAAAACTTTTCAATAAAAGCACTGCCGGATAATGACAATGTAAAATTAACAGTTATGATGGCAAGACTCGATATCCTGACGCTCTATCAGCAATTAAAAACATATGAAAAACAAATCGAATATTGTGTCATTCGTGCTCCCTTTTCCGGTATTATATCCGATATGGATATCTATGTCGGGGCGTTGGTTCAAGTGGGTCAACCCTTGTGTAAGATGACAAATTTATCAACAATGAACCTAAGCGTTAATATCCTCGAAAATGAATTGCATCATATCAAAGTCGGTTCAGAGATTCAGATACTGTTTGACGGACAGCAAAAAACCCACGTAAGCTATATATTACCGACGATTGATGTTGAACGCCATACCGGTACGGTATTGGCACACATTGAAAATCAAACCAAGATTCTAAAAGACGGACAGCATGTGCGTGTTAAACTGGTTAAAAACATTTATGGAAATAGAATCTACATCCCAAGATCAGCAATGTTATCACGAAACGACCGGGATCTGGTGTTTATAGTGAAGGATGGCATAGCGAAGTGGCAATATGTTAAAACTGGATTTGGAAATAGTGAATTTATCGAAATTATCAGCGGTTTGTCTGAAGGAGACACCGTTATTACTGGTGGTCATTATTCACTTGGACACAATGTTAAAGTAAAACAACGGGCGAACTAA